The Candidatus Methylomirabilota bacterium genome window below encodes:
- a CDS encoding GvpL/GvpF family gas vesicle protein, protein MKRKRKGRAAVRPARRPSPASARRRGRDAAAPVDHLGKYVYCVINATDPLRFGPIGIGAGSPEVHTINYKDIAAVVSDSPIEVYDPTRENVLAHERVSETVMQRHTVIPMSFGTVFKTREDIVELLRSAYHAFHDVLAKMADKLEFGLKVLWDRDVVIRQIERDDEDIRRLKNEIASQKGSTYFARVQYGRMIDHALQARSERYVSEIFAQLRDVCVASRANKPIGDRMIMNAAFLVTREQEPAFDARVKKIGAHYDTLTFRYTGPWPPYNFVNIRLKLERAQATS, encoded by the coding sequence ATGAAACGCAAGCGTAAGGGGCGGGCCGCGGTCAGACCCGCGCGGCGGCCGTCGCCCGCGAGCGCGCGGCGCCGGGGACGGGACGCCGCGGCGCCGGTCGACCACCTGGGCAAGTACGTCTACTGCGTGATCAACGCCACCGACCCGCTGCGCTTCGGACCCATCGGGATCGGGGCCGGGTCCCCCGAGGTTCACACCATCAATTACAAGGACATCGCGGCCGTCGTCTCCGACTCGCCCATCGAGGTCTACGATCCCACGCGCGAGAACGTCCTGGCCCACGAGCGGGTCAGCGAGACGGTGATGCAGCGCCACACCGTGATCCCGATGTCCTTCGGCACCGTGTTCAAGACCCGGGAGGACATCGTCGAGCTCCTGCGCAGCGCCTATCACGCGTTCCACGACGTGCTGGCGAAGATGGCGGACAAGCTGGAGTTCGGGCTCAAGGTCCTGTGGGATCGCGACGTCGTGATCCGGCAGATCGAGCGCGACGACGAGGACATCCGCCGGCTCAAGAACGAGATCGCCTCGCAGAAGGGCTCGACGTACTTCGCCCGGGTCCAGTACGGACGGATGATCGACCACGCGCTGCAAGCGCGGTCCGAGCGCTACGTGAGCGAGATCTTCGCCCAGCTCCGGGATGTCTGCGTGGCCTCCCGCGCCAACAAGCCCATCGGCGACCGCATGATCATGAACGCCGCGTTCCTGGTGACCCGCGAGCAGGAGCCGGCCTTCGACGCCCGGGTCAAGAAGATCGGCGCCCACTACGACACCCTCACCTTCCGGTACACGGGGCCGTGGCCCCCGTACAACTTCGTCAACATCCGCCTCAAGCTCGAGCGCGCGCAGGCCACGTCATGA
- a CDS encoding RNA-binding protein encodes MAQKLFIGGLSFNTTSEGLREFFAQSGTVVSANVVTDQFSGRSRGFGFVEMETVEDAQKAVRELDGRELDGRRLKVEVAKPKAESGGGRGGGYGGGGRGGRGGGGGWR; translated from the coding sequence ATGGCGCAAAAACTCTTCATCGGCGGTCTCAGCTTCAACACCACCAGCGAGGGGCTACGTGAGTTCTTCGCCCAGTCGGGGACGGTGGTCTCGGCCAACGTCGTCACCGATCAGTTCTCGGGCCGTTCGCGAGGATTCGGGTTCGTCGAGATGGAAACGGTGGAGGACGCCCAGAAGGCGGTCCGCGAGCTCGATGGCCGAGAGCTGGACGGCCGCCGGCTGAAGGTGGAAGTCGCCAAGCCCAAGGCTGAGAGCGGCGGCGGCCGGGGCGGCGGCTACGGCGGTGGCGGCCGCGGCGGCCGCGGCGGCGGCGGCGGCTGGCGCTAG
- a CDS encoding ATP-binding protein: protein MTTRPSVRPVPRPGWADGSPPRLALAEFLLGCEEPAACAQSALEWLRTHAGVRQGLCLVRDSERSRLVGVAGLGMSPVRASRFVADLGRARHPLAAALLRGEAHLISLNGGGPGASAPFRGRAPLLAVPLTDGDSRSWEPSGLLLVSPPGDTTRREAEWLARLLGPTLARLERTHRAVAASKRFERERGLFEGVIQAVPDPVVLTDAEGRIVLSNSRAESLFGSVEGESEGRRRAVALNNMLFSAALAGHALGQREPTRRELLLVDPVDGSDLLFELISTVLSDLPGGEQAPGRRVVSVLHNVTDLRTASEELEANYRRLRFAEADVRAERDRLRLVIDAMADPVLVTDPGGAIILMNDPAEHLFTVGPRAAGDVTARIQSNDAHIGSFVASCLVAGDSVRYRGAVDLIDPATGRSVPYEAVAGKVRSAHEELIGVVIILHDETVALERERLYEQVKRASTELEAKVRQATAELVRQNELLRRQALALEQASALKSQFLANVSHEFRTPLNAILGYTSMLLQGVLGAVSEPQKKGLSRVDSSARHLLNLISDILDLTRIEAGKMPIHTAEFALPELITEVIHEVEPMLRHAPLMLSKEIAAPLPLVQSDRAKVKQIVLNFVTNALKFTPEGTVTLSAACDDERDQILIAVADTGIGIAEADHSRIFEDFNQADNSPSRAYGGAGLGLAICRRLAAVLGGHILLQSAPGKGSTFTLVLPRSVSR, encoded by the coding sequence GTGACGACTCGTCCCTCGGTTCGCCCCGTCCCGCGCCCGGGCTGGGCCGACGGAAGCCCGCCCCGGCTGGCCCTCGCCGAGTTTCTGCTCGGCTGCGAGGAGCCCGCCGCGTGCGCGCAGTCGGCGCTGGAGTGGCTGCGTACCCATGCCGGCGTGCGGCAGGGGCTCTGCCTCGTGCGCGATTCCGAGCGGTCGCGGCTCGTGGGCGTCGCCGGCCTCGGCATGTCGCCCGTGCGCGCCAGCCGATTCGTCGCGGATCTCGGCAGGGCGCGGCATCCCCTGGCCGCCGCGCTGCTGCGGGGTGAAGCTCACCTCATCTCGCTGAACGGAGGCGGCCCCGGCGCGAGCGCCCCCTTCAGAGGCCGCGCTCCGCTGCTGGCCGTCCCCCTGACCGACGGCGATTCCCGCTCCTGGGAGCCCAGCGGCCTGCTGCTGGTCAGCCCGCCCGGCGACACCACGCGGCGCGAGGCGGAGTGGCTGGCCAGACTGCTCGGACCGACGCTCGCACGGCTAGAGCGCACGCACCGGGCCGTGGCGGCAAGCAAGCGGTTCGAGCGCGAGCGAGGCCTCTTCGAGGGCGTCATCCAGGCGGTCCCCGATCCCGTGGTCCTCACCGACGCAGAGGGCCGCATCGTCTTGAGCAACAGCCGGGCGGAGTCACTGTTCGGCAGCGTCGAAGGCGAGAGCGAGGGGCGGCGCCGGGCGGTGGCCCTGAACAACATGCTCTTCTCCGCCGCGCTGGCCGGCCATGCCCTGGGCCAACGCGAGCCGACCCGGCGAGAGCTGCTCCTGGTCGATCCCGTCGACGGCTCGGACCTCCTCTTCGAGCTGATCAGCACCGTCCTCAGCGATCTCCCCGGCGGCGAGCAGGCGCCGGGGCGGCGCGTCGTCTCCGTCCTGCACAACGTGACGGACCTCCGCACGGCCAGCGAAGAGCTGGAGGCGAACTATCGCCGGCTGCGCTTCGCCGAGGCAGACGTTCGCGCCGAGCGCGACCGTCTGCGCCTCGTGATCGACGCCATGGCCGACCCCGTCCTCGTCACCGACCCCGGCGGGGCCATCATCCTGATGAACGATCCGGCCGAGCATCTCTTCACCGTTGGCCCCCGGGCCGCCGGCGACGTCACCGCCCGGATCCAGTCCAACGACGCGCACATCGGCTCGTTCGTGGCCAGCTGCCTGGTGGCCGGTGACAGCGTCCGCTACCGGGGCGCGGTGGACCTCATCGATCCGGCCACCGGCCGGAGCGTGCCCTACGAAGCCGTCGCCGGGAAGGTTCGCTCCGCGCACGAGGAGCTGATCGGCGTGGTCATCATTCTCCACGACGAGACGGTGGCCCTGGAGCGCGAACGGCTCTACGAGCAGGTCAAGCGCGCCTCCACCGAGCTGGAGGCGAAGGTGCGGCAGGCCACCGCCGAGCTCGTACGGCAGAACGAGCTGCTCCGCCGCCAGGCCCTGGCCCTCGAGCAGGCCTCGGCGCTGAAGTCCCAGTTCCTGGCCAACGTCTCTCACGAGTTCCGGACGCCGCTCAACGCCATCCTGGGGTACACGAGCATGCTGCTGCAGGGGGTGCTCGGGGCCGTGTCCGAGCCGCAGAAGAAGGGCCTCTCCCGCGTGGACTCCAGCGCCCGCCACTTGCTGAACCTGATCAGCGACATCCTCGACCTCACCCGGATCGAAGCCGGCAAGATGCCGATCCATACCGCCGAGTTCGCCCTGCCCGAGCTCATCACCGAGGTGATCCACGAGGTCGAGCCGATGCTCCGCCATGCCCCGCTGATGCTCAGCAAGGAGATCGCGGCGCCGCTGCCGCTGGTGCAGAGCGATCGGGCGAAGGTGAAGCAGATTGTCCTGAACTTCGTGACCAACGCCCTGAAGTTCACCCCCGAAGGCACGGTCACGCTCTCGGCGGCCTGCGACGACGAGCGTGATCAGATCCTCATCGCCGTCGCCGACACCGGCATCGGGATCGCCGAAGCCGATCACAGCAGGATCTTCGAAGACTTCAATCAGGCCGACAACTCGCCTTCCCGCGCGTACGGGGGGGCCGGGCTCGGCCTGGCCATCTGCCGTCGGCTGGCCGCGGTCCTGGGCGGGCACATCCTGCTGCAGAGCGCGCCCGGTAAGGGTTCGACGTTCACGCTGGTCCTGCCCCGTTCGGTGTCGCGGTGA
- a CDS encoding response regulator, protein MGRPLILLVDDFSDNREMYALYLEHVGYQVAEAATGHEALARAFELSPDLIVMDLSLPGLDGWEATRRLKSDPRTKGIPVLALTGHALEGYSQGARNAGCDAFITKPCLPEELVVEIRALLENERHETQA, encoded by the coding sequence ATGGGGCGGCCCCTCATCTTGCTCGTCGACGACTTCTCGGACAACCGGGAGATGTACGCGCTCTACCTCGAGCACGTCGGCTACCAGGTGGCGGAAGCGGCCACGGGCCACGAGGCGCTGGCCCGCGCCTTCGAACTGTCGCCCGACCTGATCGTCATGGACCTGTCCCTGCCGGGGCTCGATGGCTGGGAAGCCACCCGCCGGCTCAAGAGCGACCCCCGCACGAAGGGCATCCCCGTGCTGGCCTTGACCGGTCACGCCCTGGAGGGGTACTCGCAGGGCGCCCGCAATGCGGGCTGCGATGCCTTCATCACCAAACCCTGTCTGCCCGAAGAGCTGGTCGTCGAGATCAGAGCCTTGCTGGAGAACGAGAGACATGAAACGCAAGCGTAA
- a CDS encoding gas vesicle protein, producing the protein MRADLPATHYRASTLVDVLDRVLDKGLAIAGDIKVSLAEVELLTIRIRLIICSIDKAQEIGLDWWKHDRYLAPGRRTPGDAEDLGRQLRILERKVAALAAQRRRNGPRRQRNRASVQGG; encoded by the coding sequence ATGCGCGCCGATCTTCCCGCTACTCACTACCGCGCCAGTACCCTCGTCGATGTCCTCGACCGGGTGCTCGACAAGGGCCTCGCCATCGCCGGCGACATCAAAGTGTCGCTCGCCGAAGTGGAGTTACTCACGATCCGGATCCGGCTGATCATCTGCTCGATCGACAAAGCGCAAGAGATCGGCCTGGACTGGTGGAAGCACGATCGCTATCTCGCGCCCGGCCGGCGGACACCGGGCGATGCCGAAGATCTGGGCCGGCAGCTCCGTATCCTGGAACGCAAGGTGGCGGCACTCGCCGCGCAGCGCCGCCGCAACGGCCCCCGTCGACAACGCAACCGAGCGTCCGTGCAGGGAGGATGA
- a CDS encoding gas vesicle protein GvpG, translating to MIILDSLFVGGLKFVLSKIAQAVDAELDDEQRLREELLAAQMQLELGELSAEEFTALERTLLARLRELRAQSGQPAPGDMKVTGVEARTWDEE from the coding sequence ATGATCATCCTCGACAGCCTCTTCGTCGGCGGCCTCAAGTTCGTGCTGAGCAAGATCGCCCAGGCCGTGGACGCCGAGCTCGACGACGAGCAGCGGCTGCGCGAGGAGCTGCTGGCCGCGCAGATGCAGCTGGAGCTGGGCGAGCTGTCCGCCGAGGAGTTCACCGCGCTCGAGCGGACCCTCCTGGCCCGGCTCCGGGAGCTCCGGGCCCAGAGCGGGCAGCCGGCGCCCGGGGACATGAAGGTGACCGGCGTGGAGGCGCGTACCTGGGACGAGGAGTAA